A region from the Desulfitobacterium dehalogenans ATCC 51507 genome encodes:
- a CDS encoding TIM barrel protein — protein MPLLFGTAGVPLSAKERSTEAGVKRVRELQLDAMEVEFVQGVRMREEKAQKIAKIAVEEKVALSCHGPYWINFNSQEPEKVAASRDRLLHSARISKILGVRSVIFHPAFYHQDDPQVVLERTAGELMIVREILDTEDNDVILRPETTGKPSQLGTLQEVLTLAQVVPGVLPCIDISHLHARSNRGINTYDEFCQVLEAAAETLGDRWVKNAHFHVSGIEYGAKGEKKHLILDQSDLRYPELLKAFHTFGMEGLVICESPNLEEDALLLQATYHEMG, from the coding sequence TTGCCACTTTTATTCGGGACTGCTGGGGTTCCCTTATCAGCCAAGGAACGGTCCACAGAAGCAGGGGTCAAACGGGTTAGGGAGCTTCAACTGGATGCCATGGAAGTAGAGTTTGTCCAAGGGGTCCGCATGAGGGAAGAGAAGGCCCAAAAGATTGCCAAAATAGCTGTGGAAGAGAAGGTTGCCCTAAGCTGTCATGGCCCTTATTGGATTAATTTTAATTCTCAGGAACCTGAAAAAGTAGCAGCCAGCCGGGACCGTCTTTTGCATAGTGCACGAATAAGCAAAATCTTAGGTGTAAGAAGTGTGATATTTCATCCCGCTTTTTATCATCAAGATGATCCTCAAGTGGTCTTGGAAAGGACAGCTGGGGAACTTATGATTGTTCGAGAGATTCTGGACACAGAAGATAATGATGTCATACTGCGACCGGAGACAACGGGAAAGCCCTCGCAGCTGGGCACGCTTCAGGAGGTTTTGACCTTAGCACAAGTAGTGCCTGGGGTTTTACCCTGTATTGATATAAGTCACCTTCATGCCCGCAGCAATAGGGGGATCAATACCTATGATGAATTTTGTCAAGTCCTGGAGGCTGCGGCAGAAACCTTAGGGGACCGCTGGGTTAAAAATGCTCATTTTCATGTTTCCGGGATTGAATATGGTGCCAAGGGAGAGAAAAAGCACCTTATCCTTGATCAATCCGATTTGCGCTATCCCGAGCTATTAAAGGCATTTCATACCTTTGGTATGGAAGGATTGGTGATTTGTGAAAGCCCCAATCTCGAAGAGGATGCTCTTCTATTGCAAGCTACTTATCACGAGATGGGATGA
- a CDS encoding small, acid-soluble spore protein, alpha/beta type — protein MSRRRSTMSDNLKQQIAQELGFSDTLKQEGFSGVSSRDCGNMVKKAIEIAERNMSGRLS, from the coding sequence ATGTCCAGACGTCGTAGTACTATGTCAGATAACCTTAAGCAACAGATAGCTCAAGAGCTTGGATTTTCGGATACCTTAAAGCAGGAAGGGTTCAGTGGGGTTTCATCTCGGGATTGTGGCAACATGGTCAAAAAAGCAATTGAAATTGCCGAACGCAATATGTCTGGTCGTTTGTCCTAA
- a CDS encoding Hsp20/alpha crystallin family protein, protein MALIPNDPFRMLNHYWDEMERNYLRGRGKEELSQFLYRVDVEETSDQVYVTAEIPGLEKKEDLHIEINENLLTISGEVKRAATAVERASHRTERYYGKFSRTLTLPAVVKADGSHASYKNGILELSFLKDRHPAARTIEVDFH, encoded by the coding sequence ATGGCATTAATTCCTAATGATCCCTTCCGGATGCTCAATCACTATTGGGATGAAATGGAGCGTAATTATCTTAGAGGCCGTGGCAAAGAGGAGCTTTCACAGTTTCTCTATCGGGTCGATGTGGAAGAAACATCGGACCAGGTGTATGTGACGGCAGAGATTCCAGGCCTTGAGAAGAAAGAGGATCTTCATATTGAGATTAACGAAAATCTTCTGACCATCAGCGGTGAGGTCAAACGGGCTGCCACGGCAGTTGAGAGAGCTTCTCACCGCACAGAGAGATATTACGGAAAGTTCAGCAGAACCCTCACCCTTCCCGCGGTGGTAAAAGCGGATGGCTCTCATGCCAGCTATAAAAATGGGATTTTGGAATTGTCTTTTCTCAAGGATCGTCACCCGGCAGCCCGCACTATAGAAGTAGATTTTCATTAA
- a CDS encoding CopZ family metallochaperone, with protein MNQTLKVTGMTCNHCKAHVEKALLKVGGVQQVEVNLEKGEAVVAGSAGREDLIKAVEDAGYSAD; from the coding sequence ATGAATCAAACATTAAAAGTTACCGGAATGACCTGCAATCATTGCAAAGCTCATGTGGAAAAAGCGTTGCTGAAAGTTGGCGGAGTCCAACAAGTGGAGGTGAATTTAGAAAAAGGAGAGGCAGTTGTTGCCGGATCAGCCGGCCGTGAAGACCTGATCAAGGCTGTGGAAGACGCCGGTTACAGCGCTGATTGA
- a CDS encoding heavy metal translocating P-type ATPase: protein MSKKSKIIKVTGMTCEHCVRRVKKALESLPELENVEVSLEKESASFDWAGEILNMEKAKEVIEEAGYAVIEAEEETRQKELKVHGMTCEHCVRRVKKALESLPEVTDVEVSLGESQASFRYNPAITTDAHIKEAIQEAGYTTESTESTEAPVPDTQKSKSTAQRSINGTKQLKITGMTCANCALTIEKGMAKLPGVKSATVNFASEKLSLDYDPSLLDEKTILEKVKDLGYGAYMESNEGKAQFKVSGMTCANCALTIEKKLRNTPGVQTVAVNFATESVTTDYDPAVTNLETIYEQIRDAGYTPIENKEEFHEDNHVKSQRNWVIFSALLSAPLMPMMFMPMTPGMMYTMFFLATVVQFTAGWTFYRGAYHALKNRSTNMDVLVAMGITAAYAYSVMTTFPHIFFEGPTFFDTSALLITFVRFGKYLEAKAKGRAGQALKRLLELQADRARLFIDGEEKEVPASSVRIGDVVLVKPGEKIPVDGVILEGQASIDESMITGESIPVDKGIGENVVGATINRSGSIKVSTTKTGKDSVLSGIIKMVEDAQGVKPAIQRLADKISNVFVPVVVAISILTFIIWYVFLDSTFVFAFTAAIAVLVIACPCALGLATPTAIMVGSGVGLNRGILFKSAAVLEGIAKVGAIGFDKTGTLTKGKPEVTHLISYEGYSQKDLLRIAAAGENPSIHPLAQAIVQRAKDEGIEVADVQDYHEESGHGTICSYQGKKLLIGNRKLMMKENVPTEGVENDFQELANEGKTTSFVAYDGKIIGIIALADVLKESTKEAIKRLHGLGIKTFMITGDNKKVATVIGNEVGIDEVIAEILPQDKIEIIKRYQNDGLKVAMVGDGINDAPALAQADIGIAIGSGTDVAKETGDVVLVRNDLLDVERAIRLGRKTLTKIKQNLFWALIYNTLGIPIAAGVLFPITGELLPPEWAGLAMAFSSVSVVTSSLLLSRYSKVLAN, encoded by the coding sequence ATGAGTAAAAAGAGCAAAATAATTAAAGTGACCGGCATGACCTGTGAGCATTGCGTTCGTCGGGTGAAGAAAGCCCTTGAGAGTTTACCTGAGCTGGAAAATGTAGAGGTCTCTCTGGAGAAAGAATCGGCCAGCTTTGACTGGGCAGGGGAAATCCTAAACATGGAAAAGGCGAAAGAGGTCATTGAAGAAGCGGGCTATGCGGTGATAGAGGCCGAAGAGGAAACGCGGCAAAAGGAACTCAAGGTTCATGGTATGACCTGTGAGCATTGCGTCCGAAGAGTCAAAAAAGCTCTGGAGAGTCTCCCGGAAGTGACCGATGTCGAAGTCTCATTAGGGGAGTCTCAAGCCAGCTTTCGTTATAATCCGGCTATAACCACAGATGCACACATTAAGGAGGCTATCCAGGAGGCGGGATACACTACAGAGTCCACAGAATCCACTGAAGCCCCCGTGCCGGACACCCAAAAATCGAAAAGCACTGCACAACGGTCCATCAACGGGACAAAACAACTCAAGATAACAGGTATGACCTGTGCTAATTGTGCTCTGACTATTGAAAAAGGAATGGCAAAGCTGCCGGGGGTCAAATCCGCTACGGTCAATTTTGCCTCAGAGAAACTTTCCTTAGACTATGATCCCTCACTTCTTGATGAAAAAACTATTCTTGAGAAGGTCAAAGATTTGGGTTATGGGGCATACATGGAAAGCAATGAAGGGAAAGCCCAATTTAAAGTGAGCGGTATGACCTGTGCTAATTGTGCTCTGACCATTGAAAAGAAATTGCGCAACACTCCGGGTGTTCAGACCGTAGCCGTTAATTTTGCTACAGAAAGTGTCACCACAGACTATGATCCCGCCGTGACTAACCTGGAGACGATTTATGAGCAGATCAGGGATGCAGGCTATACCCCGATCGAGAATAAGGAAGAGTTTCATGAAGATAACCATGTGAAATCCCAGCGGAACTGGGTCATCTTTAGTGCGTTGTTATCCGCTCCCTTAATGCCTATGATGTTCATGCCCATGACTCCTGGCATGATGTATACCATGTTCTTCCTGGCAACTGTCGTTCAATTTACGGCAGGCTGGACATTTTATCGGGGAGCTTATCATGCCCTGAAAAATCGCTCCACAAATATGGACGTTTTGGTCGCGATGGGGATTACGGCTGCTTATGCTTATAGTGTGATGACAACCTTCCCCCATATTTTCTTTGAGGGGCCCACATTCTTTGATACATCAGCTCTCTTAATCACCTTTGTACGTTTTGGTAAATATTTAGAAGCAAAAGCCAAGGGACGTGCCGGACAGGCCTTAAAACGCCTCCTTGAGCTCCAGGCGGATAGAGCCCGCTTATTTATTGATGGAGAAGAAAAAGAGGTCCCTGCTTCCAGTGTCAGGATCGGGGATGTGGTCCTGGTGAAGCCCGGGGAAAAGATTCCTGTGGACGGGGTGATCCTCGAAGGGCAAGCCAGTATTGATGAGTCCATGATTACGGGAGAATCCATACCGGTTGATAAGGGTATCGGTGAAAATGTAGTCGGTGCAACCATCAACCGTTCGGGAAGCATTAAGGTCTCCACCACAAAGACAGGTAAAGACAGTGTCCTTTCTGGAATTATCAAAATGGTGGAGGATGCGCAAGGGGTTAAGCCTGCTATTCAGCGTTTGGCTGATAAGATATCCAATGTCTTTGTGCCCGTGGTAGTAGCTATTTCGATCCTGACCTTCATCATCTGGTATGTATTCCTGGACAGCACCTTTGTCTTCGCTTTTACTGCGGCCATTGCAGTCTTGGTCATAGCCTGCCCCTGTGCTTTAGGTTTGGCAACCCCCACGGCCATTATGGTGGGAAGCGGCGTCGGTTTAAACCGGGGTATACTTTTCAAATCAGCAGCCGTACTTGAAGGAATAGCCAAAGTGGGGGCCATTGGCTTTGACAAAACAGGCACTTTAACCAAAGGGAAACCTGAAGTAACTCATCTCATTTCCTATGAAGGATATTCACAAAAGGACCTGCTCAGGATCGCTGCGGCAGGAGAGAACCCTTCCATCCATCCCTTAGCTCAAGCCATCGTCCAAAGAGCCAAAGATGAAGGGATCGAAGTGGCAGACGTTCAGGATTACCATGAAGAAAGCGGTCATGGGACGATCTGCTCTTACCAAGGTAAAAAATTGCTCATCGGCAATAGAAAGTTAATGATGAAAGAGAATGTTCCCACCGAAGGGGTAGAGAACGATTTTCAGGAATTGGCCAACGAAGGAAAAACTACCAGCTTTGTAGCCTATGATGGAAAAATCATTGGGATCATCGCCTTGGCGGATGTCTTAAAAGAGAGTACGAAAGAAGCGATTAAACGCTTGCATGGTTTAGGAATTAAGACCTTCATGATTACCGGGGATAATAAGAAAGTCGCCACCGTCATTGGCAATGAGGTGGGCATTGACGAAGTGATTGCGGAGATCCTTCCCCAGGATAAAATTGAGATTATCAAGAGATATCAAAACGATGGACTAAAAGTAGCCATGGTCGGGGATGGGATTAATGATGCCCCCGCCTTAGCTCAAGCCGACATCGGTATCGCTATCGGCTCAGGCACGGATGTGGCCAAAGAAACCGGGGATGTGGTTCTGGTGCGCAATGATCTCCTGGACGTGGAGCGTGCTATTCGTCTTGGCCGCAAAACCCTTACCAAAATCAAGCAGAATTTATTCTGGGCTCTCATCTACAATACACTGGGAATCCCTATTGCTGCCGGAGTGCTTTTCCCTATCACCGGAGAGCTCTTACCCCCTGAATGGGCCGGTCTGGCGATGGCCTTTTCCTCGGTGTCTGTAGTGACCAGTTCCCTGTTGCTCTCAAGGTATAGTAAGGTATTGGCCAATTAA
- a CDS encoding metal-sensitive transcriptional regulator, producing the protein MEEKIKHCPACHDSNDQESERLSHHSERTIRELINRMNRIEGQIRGIKGMIENHAYCDDVLNQIASAQAALNGVSKLLLEKHMKSCVLEQIQEGNDQVLDELVKTIYRMMK; encoded by the coding sequence ATGGAGGAAAAAATAAAGCATTGTCCAGCTTGTCATGACTCAAATGATCAGGAAAGTGAAAGACTAAGCCATCATAGTGAAAGAACCATTCGTGAGTTGATCAATCGGATGAATCGGATCGAAGGTCAGATTCGCGGCATCAAAGGAATGATTGAGAATCACGCCTATTGTGATGATGTATTAAATCAGATTGCTTCAGCTCAGGCTGCGTTAAATGGTGTATCCAAACTTCTTTTAGAAAAACATATGAAATCCTGTGTTCTCGAGCAGATCCAAGAGGGTAACGATCAGGTCCTTGATGAGTTGGTCAAAACCATTTACAGAATGATGAAATAA
- a CDS encoding SMR family transporter, protein MLGQIIISVMLGALGQILVKIGAKNLELDFSPENLLRSLGMIIQNFPVMSGLFLYGISFLLWIKVLSKTELSYAYPFVSLGYIFIMAFSVIVFKENISFYRVLGTALVIVGVFFISRS, encoded by the coding sequence ATGTTAGGGCAGATTATCATCTCGGTTATGCTTGGGGCGCTCGGCCAAATCCTCGTAAAAATCGGAGCTAAGAATCTTGAACTGGACTTTTCACCCGAGAATTTACTTAGAAGCCTCGGCATGATTATCCAGAACTTCCCGGTCATGTCAGGGTTGTTTCTTTACGGAATAAGCTTCTTATTGTGGATTAAAGTGTTGAGTAAGACGGAGTTAAGCTATGCATACCCTTTCGTCAGTCTTGGCTATATTTTTATCATGGCGTTTTCAGTGATCGTCTTTAAAGAGAATATTTCCTTTTATCGAGTGCTGGGAACTGCGCTGGTCATTGTCGGTGTCTTTTTCATTTCAAGGAGTTAA
- a CDS encoding ArnT family glycosyltransferase, producing the protein MYRILLVGLFVDVLWVILVQTVPFSDFSYYHRLATQIANGGPWGDTYTSVGYPIFLGLFYKLFGSSIWVAKFLNIALSTVNNILAYFLLKKMSVPAEVRNKCLLLFVLFPMNVYYNSLVASEILFTTGLLSVLLLYFSNLRWKYFWIGVLTGLNAMIKPFFPAFVLAIFLVEILSKRNFRQSLKRSGIVLLVALIVLSPWLYRNSKMFGEFCYISNNSGIVLYINNNSQNKVGGWMPAEDVENSVVKTPAYQEANPLERNKMLSAAAKEWIVGHPLEFLILGMKRLARTFLLVGDINYAFHGTALALPSIQMFLAAPGSSWVPFFIFLASELVRAPVFFLGCIGILSYSWRVLRGALFSGRPEQRRINKEKLTLLITFFMFAGVYFVTEGQSRYAYPTVIILIYFALWRVYQWKDKMEE; encoded by the coding sequence ATGTATCGGATTCTACTTGTTGGTTTGTTCGTTGATGTGCTCTGGGTCATTCTGGTACAAACGGTACCTTTTTCAGATTTCTCATATTATCACCGCTTGGCAACGCAAATTGCCAATGGCGGCCCATGGGGCGATACCTATACCTCTGTGGGTTATCCAATTTTTCTGGGGCTCTTTTATAAGCTGTTCGGGAGTTCGATCTGGGTTGCCAAATTTTTAAATATTGCCCTGAGTACAGTAAATAATATCCTTGCCTATTTTCTGCTTAAAAAAATGTCCGTCCCTGCAGAGGTGCGAAATAAATGCCTTTTGCTCTTTGTCTTGTTCCCGATGAATGTTTATTATAACAGTTTAGTGGCTTCAGAAATTCTCTTTACCACAGGACTGCTCTCTGTTCTATTACTCTATTTTTCCAATCTCCGTTGGAAGTATTTTTGGATTGGAGTATTGACGGGACTCAATGCAATGATCAAGCCGTTCTTTCCTGCCTTTGTCCTGGCCATCTTCTTGGTTGAGATTTTGAGCAAAAGGAATTTCCGGCAGAGTCTAAAACGGTCCGGAATCGTGCTTCTGGTGGCCCTCATCGTGCTATCGCCCTGGCTCTATCGAAATTCTAAGATGTTCGGTGAGTTTTGCTATATTTCAAATAATAGCGGCATAGTTCTCTATATTAATAACAACTCCCAGAATAAAGTGGGCGGTTGGATGCCCGCCGAGGATGTAGAAAATTCTGTGGTCAAAACCCCCGCCTATCAAGAGGCAAATCCCCTTGAAAGGAATAAAATGCTTAGTGCGGCGGCTAAAGAGTGGATCGTAGGACATCCCTTAGAATTTCTTATCTTGGGAATGAAGCGGCTTGCCCGTACCTTTTTACTCGTCGGGGATATCAATTATGCCTTTCATGGAACGGCACTCGCATTGCCAAGTATTCAGATGTTTCTTGCTGCTCCGGGGAGCAGTTGGGTACCGTTTTTCATCTTCCTGGCCTCCGAGCTGGTGCGGGCTCCTGTTTTCTTCCTGGGCTGTATCGGAATACTAAGTTATTCCTGGCGAGTTTTGAGAGGGGCTCTCTTCTCGGGTAGGCCGGAACAAAGAAGAATTAATAAAGAAAAGCTGACCCTCTTGATTACATTCTTTATGTTTGCCGGCGTGTATTTTGTCACAGAGGGGCAGAGCCGTTACGCCTATCCAACGGTGATTATTCTAATCTATTTTGCCCTTTGGCGAGTGTATCAATGGAAAGATAAGATGGAGGAATAA